The following coding sequences lie in one Miscanthus floridulus cultivar M001 chromosome 9, ASM1932011v1, whole genome shotgun sequence genomic window:
- the LOC136482428 gene encoding uncharacterized protein: MITPVSLRSRSRTCTSTRGSSTRWRARFGDVVGCESELIVPLVSQHLVNLNVHHVCMEKDCLDFSSCPVLEELKMKECGLWVRSMSFPSLKRLFFTECNFPVDRRVSISAPGIVSLRLLQCGGKTPLLESIPLLETASIDLSRYECKDKCGGCIDEICEGCHGYPVGSYWSMLLNVLSNAINLELKDQPEVYIYKRFLECCPIFGRLKTLLLDMWCRHVDMHALVRILQHTPILDKLTLQLRSDKNLLCAGRGERKHIRIEQSFSCPHLQEVSIECEEKLRVKDKVRQIVKILNRNGILKEQITFKKLPRPEVYRQVAVSPRAFDDNWSGGE; encoded by the exons GTGCAAGGTTCGGCGACGTTGTTGGCTGTGAATCAgagctcatcgtgcctcttgtctCCCAGCACCTGGTGAACCTGAATGTCCACCATGTTTGTATGGAAAAAGATTGTCTGGATTTCTCAAGCTGTCCAGTGTTAGAGGAGTTAAAGATGAAGGAGTGCGGCCTTTGGGTGCGCAGCATGTCGTTTCCATCGCTGAAGCGTCTGTTCTTTACTGAATGCAACTTCCCTGTGGATCGCCGCGTCAGTATTTCGGCACCTGGTATTGTTTCACTGCGCCTTCTTCAGTGTGGAGGCAAGACTCCTTTGCTTGAGAGCATACCGTTGCTAGAAACCGCGTCCATTGACCTTTCCCGCTATGAGTGCAAGGATAAGTGTGGGGGATGTATTGATGAAATCTGTGAAGGTTGTCATGGTTATCCTGTTGGGAGTTATTGGAGCATGCTTCTGAATGTTCTGTCCAATGCTATAAATTTGGAGTTGAAGGATCAACCTGAAGTG TATATCTACAAAAGGTTTTTGGAATGTTGCCCCATTTTTGGAAGATTGAAGACTCTTTTACTCGACATGTGGTGCAGGCATGTTGACATGCATGCACTGGTTCGCATTCTTCAGCACACACCAATTCTTGATAAGCTTACACTTCAGCTTCGTAGTGACAAG AATCTCTTGTGCGCAGGCCGAGGTGAAAGAAAACATATTCGAATAGAGCAATCATTTTCTTGTCCACATCTTCAGGAAGTCAGCATAGAATGTGAAGAGAAACTAAGGGTCAAGGATAAGGTCAGGCAAATTGTGAAGATCTTGAATAGAAATGGCATACTTAAAGAGCAAATCACTTTCAAGAAGCTCCCAAGGCCAGAAG TGTATCGTCAGGTGGCTGTGTCACCTAGGGCCTTTGATGACAACTGGTCGGGTGGCGAATAG